From Armatimonadota bacterium, a single genomic window includes:
- a CDS encoding phosphoribosyltransferase family protein, protein MAHILPFRGQPAYDLEVAGMVRTLPLIQVAPDTWIAYYYSLGDTEVIDRAAKLLAPRLNDPEILVTTEIKGIPLAHAIATYLGLKPYVVCQRRIRPFMLSPLMVRYKPITAKTEQELYMDGRDAMKLRGRRVAVVDDIFSTGETMRAMLELIAQAGGNVVAKAAILLEGEEVPDIQNLGILPIFKLLPEPESA, encoded by the coding sequence ATGGCTCACATTCTGCCCTTCCGCGGCCAGCCCGCCTACGACCTGGAGGTCGCCGGCATGGTGCGCACCCTGCCCCTCATCCAGGTGGCTCCCGACACCTGGATCGCCTACTACTACAGCCTGGGCGACACCGAGGTGATTGACCGCGCGGCCAAGCTGCTGGCGCCCCGGCTGAACGATCCGGAGATCCTGGTGACCACGGAGATCAAGGGTATCCCCCTGGCCCACGCCATCGCCACTTACCTGGGGCTTAAGCCCTACGTGGTCTGCCAGCGGCGCATCCGTCCGTTCATGCTCTCACCGCTCATGGTCCGCTACAAGCCCATCACCGCCAAGACGGAGCAGGAGCTGTATATGGACGGACGGGACGCCATGAAGCTGCGCGGCAGGCGCGTGGCCGTGGTGGACGACATCTTCAGCACCGGCGAGACCATGCGGGCCATGCTGGAGCTGATCGCTCAGGCGGGGGGCAACGTCGTGGCCAAGGCGGCGATCCTGCTGGAGGGGGAGGAGGTACCCGACATCCAGAACCTGGGAATCCTCCCGATTTTCAAGCTGCTGCCGGAGCCGGAATCCGCTTAG